aactgcattccttgttgcattcctttcgtgtacacatcactccttttataggacaactactAGTttgcaactacttgtggtcGGCTGTGGAATGCCCCCTACTGTCCAtcatcattacttcggccctataGAAACCATAACCGAGGTCCTCTTTCATGCTAATGCAATCAGGcaatagcctgccttgaacactctaagtaaacgtcccgaactacccgacctgaccagtactcaccttgccgtggaccaggcaggccaccctgAAATCCAACTACAAGTTTTTTAACTGcatgcaacaactttaatatccGTCATACCCAAGACCCAAATGACCTTCCTTCTACAATCACAGCTCCCTGAGGAACTCCTATGCTCAGAGGAAGTGGTGCTTTTCGATCGACCTTTACCCAATGGTGACTGAGAGACTGATAACTGGCTGACTGACTGACTAACCTAGAGAAAACTGTGCTAACTGAGGACTGCACTAAGGCTGAAGACTGAAAACTAAAGACTAAAGACTGACTATGTAAACAATTCTTCCTGTGCAATTGGGAAAATCCGATACCGAGACACAGGACGAAACCGAACCATCCATGCACCGATACGTATGTCTGGTCGTATTCGAAATCCGCCAGATCTTTATAGCGTCTAAACCTAGAATGTAAGGACTAAAACTCTGAACtctgaactataattattatgtattattgTTATGACCTGTATGGCATGCATTATGTCATGTTCCTTTGTTTAGAATGTACGCCGCTCGTTATTTTGAGATATACCCCACTTGgagtctgtatcatagcaactgggtggggtttaactaccataaactcctcattcctcataaactACCTTGCCTTGATGAGGTCAAACTGATTTTATACCAGCCAAAgagaagctataattatatagacacttGTTGGCAATGGCAGAACGGGCTCGCAGGAAGGTTGAAGAAAGGCtggggctcactgcttggacatgcgtagagctagaagcttaCCACAACTGGCTACAAGCTATACGCACAAGCTTTTCGTtagtttttgagactgttagctagttgtatcAAGGTGAGGTACTTTAGGTAGCAAGCATTTTTCATTCCAGTAGGTATGATTATAACACTTACCGTCCACTTAGCTACATTCgaatttatggcaacgtaAACCAATCCTTGGCCTCGTGGCTTCGCTCTCATCCTCGAAGGTTTACTGctataaattctgatgtaATGGTATAACTTGCCACATTCTCTTTTAAAGTAGAGCTATAAATATATAAAGCTATTACAAGCATGCAAGTTCGCATTTCCCATAACCAAactactatagctatatatacagtaacaCATTGCCATCACTGGAAGCACTGACAACGCTGGACTGGTAACACTGCATGCGTGCATGCCATCACAGTGGAATACTACCCAAAAACTGCTATCACAGGTAATACTGGGAAACACTGAACACAATAACACTGATAAGCGATGCTTTCAGTATGATTTATATTTTAACTTTGTATATAGAAATTCTCATGCAGGTTAGACTATAGATTTAGAATCTAGCCATGCAATTAGCAATTTGAGAACGGCGTCACAATtacagatctagatctataaactCATAATTATCTTTATAAGCAAATGAGCTCCTGACTATAGTTATAGACTGTATACAGCCTGGATCTATAATGAATGTACTCATAATGCAGCTGAAAGTGAATTTACTGTTGATATTCTGCACCAGTGCATACGGAGAGTTGGCGAGTAAGCTCAAATAAAGTATTAAGGACAAATACATGCACGCAAAAAtctaaactataattatatgtaatatAGATTGTATACTATAACTGATTAATGCACACAATAGAAATTGAGGCTCCATTTGTCTACAATGCCTACTTAAACCAGCCGGATAATGGAGTGTTTGTATGTTTGGTAAGAAATGGTGGATCAGCTCGCTGGATAGTAGATGGACAGCAGGCAGACAGTGTTCCAATACTATCCAGAGAAATTACTGTTACGTATGATCTGAATCAAGTGCCTGGGTACATTACAGCAACCATTACAATTCCTGCTACTGTTGTTAATTCAAATGGTGTCACCTGCAAATGCAGACGATACACATCTATTGGCTTTGTTGAAGCCTATGAAACAGCTAAGTTTTATGTTCAAGGTAAATCAGATATATATTCCCGTGCATGATATAGATATTGGTATATAGCTACTAGCTAATACTTCATGAGCTATTCCTCCTATAATATATCACAGGAATTCTCCAGATGTCATCAAACTACACAGTAGCACGTTACAATAAATCTCATAACAGAGTGTCTTGGACAGAACCCTTTTCACTAAATATTACTGCTGTCCAGCAAGATATCTTTGGTTACACAATTTGTACTGACGGTCTGACAGCAATTGAGCAACTACAGTGTATGAACACAACAACAGCAGAGATTATTCTTCCCAAGTACTGTGTTGACGTCAATTACTTAACAGTTGGTGCCTGGAATATTGTGGGAGAAAGTAACACAGTTTTATTTGCAGTTGAGCGTGAGACCACAGGTGAAAATACTTCACTCTCAGGTAAGTATAAACAGTGCAATGTTTTACACACGCCTGCATGACATGTAAGTTTCACACAATCTACATTCAGAAGCGATTGCTGAAATATCGTTCAGCGGCAACGAAACTGAAATCAACATAATCTTTAATGACTCTGAGGTAAACATATAAATCCTTCATGCATGGTGTCCATAAGATCTCCAAAAAAATATTTTACAGCTTGAATTGTGTCTTTGTGTATTTCAAGTCACCATTTTTCAACTTACAAGCAACTCAATTGTCTTCAAAGGATTTATATATAGTATCTATGAATACTTGACGATAGTGTGTAACCTTCCACACAACGAGACGTTTTTGGCCAATGTTAGCTGTTCTGATAATAAAATTGAGCACTCAAACATTCCTTTTAGTAAGTTTTCAGATGATGTTGTGCTGCCATAacataatgacataattataaaaaaaatacTATTTTCAGGTACATACGATATTCAAAACGTAGAAATCATTGTGAGAGGAAATAATGTCACTGTCACTTGCTGGTTTGCTAGAGGGACAACTGCTCGTGGCTTTAAGATTGACATTCTGGGCGTTGAAAATCGTTTAGTGATTTCTATGTTTGTCAGCATAAATGAAACTTGTGTAAAAGGTTGTTCATACAGTGTAGATGTGGAGGTTGGTAATTTCACCACTACTGTTTATAATTGGGAACAAGATGGTGGTATACGCAGAGTGTACAGTAGAGAGATTGTTATCATAACCCTCAAGTCCAACTCAACAACAGAGAGTACAGTTATTAGAAACATTACTGACTTGGACCCCATTACAACAGTACACTGGGgtaattatactgtaacttCAACCATAATCGGTGCAGGTGTTATTGGAGGTTGTTCTGGTGGAGCAGTTTGCTGCATTATATTCATTACTGTAACATTAGCAGTGTTGTTCAAGAAAAGAAGGAGAAAATCAAAGAAAAGTGAGTAGATTTCCCAAGATAATTACTTTAATAAGCCATTGCACCATTGCACCACATATACAGCGTTCGAAGTCAGCAACTGTGAAGCATACTCTATTGTATTGAATATGAGAAAAAATGAAGCGTATAATGAAATTTGTATTGCCAACCATTCACAAATAATTGCTACGGAGCCACATCTGTATGATGTCATAGAAAATGCTCAAGGATCACCTACACTACCTACAGAACCTTTGTATGCAGAAATACGTGTATAGGTAGACAGTTTTATACTGAGAATTtgaatgcatgcactatagctTGTTGACATTTACTTTATTCACTCATGGCTGCATGACTAACGATAATAGTAGAATACTGAATTTTGTTGAATGCTAAACAAGCTTGTTTTCATATAACTGTAGGATGGTAACCTGATGTATAGGGACAATACAAAGACAGCTGGCATCGTGTCATGTGCTTGAAAGCTTGTCACGTACGTGTACACATAAGCCGTTTAAAgataactatatatagcattCCTATTGTTAAATTTCGATGCTGATGCATTATGGCATAACAATTGGTGTAACAATTAATCCCATATGCATGCAGGACAATGATGAGCTATAAACTAATACCCACAGTGTACACAATTTAATGCAGTAGAGCTAGCAATTAAGATGCACTAGctgcttcataattatatagctacaaGTTAGGTACACAGTGAGAGTCGCGACTAACAAACAATAGATCATGTTGGCATTtaatttatcataattatgcctataattatatcaaactCTGGTGACACAAGGGTGCTTGATGCATCTGATAATTGTATGGAGTCCATGCAGTACTCTTTTTGATCCATCCCAACATACAGATACAAACAACTTTTCgttggcttataattatgtagactctcgctattccagctctctgaagtacggccacctcgatacatcggtcatttggtttggcacggattgctagcttgatctttactgcacaaaacttgaCCTGAAatgctattctgtatactggccagtactggctgcctCAAACTTTGATGGTTTTttacgtttattacggccggatatgataTTTTGGGtatggtttggcagataataTTGAATTTACACATAGAAAGCAAAATGAGAGCAAAATGATCTGACAGAACTGCAAAATTAGttattagattcgaggtaaggacCGCTTTTTAGCCGCAGCTATattctgaaatgcggccatCTCGCCAAGGGTGGCCAGATTTAATAAGAGTTTACTGTACATGAAAACTTTGTAAGCTATATGGACAACAAACgtaatacatataattatacagtcgtAGCGGTAATATCCACGGGTGGCACTCAGCTTACAGTTCAGAAGGGCATGAGGGAGGCAGTGCTTTTAGTAGTCCGTGGCTGTCCCCTTTTCAACGTAGGTGAGAGAGAGAGGTGGGAGGGGGCGAGGCTTCGTCATACTAGCTTGTACGTGGTCTTCAGTACAGCATTCATATTCAACTCTACTGGCagtgtgagtgagtggatGGAGAGATTGGTTATTGGAATGTTCTATATACCCATTATTTCTTTGTGCCACATCCGtagtgtactatatatacttcaTGCTTTTGTCGCGTTGCATTAGTGACCTTAgagtacagtgtatacacacatgcagccatTGTGCTTGTGATATAGTCCCTATATTGTGTTCAGCATGTGAACTATTATTGCCTGCAAATACGAGGTATTGTACCATATACAGAAAGCTTGTGTCAGCAGTGGACAGGTGCACACTAGCCATTGTTCTCAAACTATAAATCACGTGCAGCTATTGTACTGTGGTTTCTTTGTTTTGAACTGGCTTAGCGGTTTTTTCTGAATTTTGGCGTTTCAGGCGCGTCACAGCGATGATGTTATGGAACATTTGATTTGGCGATCTTCAGTAAAATCGACCAAATTGCCAGATTTTCCAGTTATACTGTAGCTATTTTGAATATTGGCtgcaaaaaattattactaataactgattattatagctatagcccAAAATGGACATGCAAATAAACAATAGCCATAATTATCAGCAGTATTGCCTAATAATATtgttgatgtgtacagttagaTACACACTTACCTCTACTTGAACATCAATTGACATTGGCTACTGTGAAAGTAGAAGATCAAAGTGTGCAAGATGACagcaacatgtacagtaagttTATACTCTGAGTCACGACAATTAATAATTGCTGGATCTATAGTATGCATGAAGCTAATAAGAAACTAGACTATTTTGTCTATAttaaagctatatataattatacagcagaTCTATCATAGAGAAGTTGATACTGGATTATGTATTAGTtttattgcccagcacgagtaaaacatgccatatattgcactggagcagcATAAATGCaggccctcgggcattatgtcatccagtgcaatatatggcatgttgcacgagggcgccttcaataactaacttgttgcccaatgacgtcaaactcttctgattggtTAAGTTTTTTCCCTATAAATTGTCATGTGTTTTTGAGTGAATTTTAGTGGATTCATGAATTCCATAATAGGTTTTGTTCCCACAACTAATGAAAAGGTACACCCCGCCAACCCATGTAGTGGGAAATGTTATTAATATTATTCACATGCAGCTCCCCGCTGGGACTCTTAATTAGTCCTGTGCTGAGCTCCATTCCTAGCTAGTGTGTGCATCTAGTGTATGTCACCAAGAGCTTGGAAGctttcaaaggcagttttttttgatagcctcgagaccaggccgttcgttgtctgaaagaacgcctggtcaagttccaatgtagaactTGTCTAATTGTTCCAGGAATTTTTTGGACCGATAATTGCCCGCAACAACCATATACTTAtccgtgaatatcattacgatgtatgcagctagctagtattGTTGTGTTTACAGTTTCCGATAATCATGTTCACAACCTACTCAAGCCTAACCACTCACTGACTCAGGTAGACGagttctacattggaacttgaccaggcgttctttcagacaacgaacggcctggtctcgaggctagttttttaagtgttgtattatcgtttcggctctatatctagtggctttgtgtacgttctacaaggagaggctgtgactacagTACAACATATTTAAAGCTGGGCATTGTATGTAGgtaaaatcaaagccacttggctttaggttggtaagtaataattattcatttttgCCTTAATTAGTAGTAAGCTGGTTTTGAAGCAGCCCATGCATTTAGAAGTCATATCAAggattaaaattaatgtataggtatacatgtctctttgtattcattgatagttAGTTCATTGTATCGGCACAGTAATTTACGACAGAACTTTGCTACATTTCCCTATCATGTTTGTGACTGTACTGGAAGTACTCAACGGTACAGCCA
This is a stretch of genomic DNA from Halichondria panicea chromosome 1, odHalPani1.1, whole genome shotgun sequence. It encodes these proteins:
- the LOC135348401 gene encoding uncharacterized protein LOC135348401 isoform X2 translates to MNVLIMQLKVNLLLIFCTSAYGELAKIEAPFVYNAYLNQPDNGVFVCLVRNGGSARWIVDGQQADSVPILSREITVTYDLNQVPGYITATITIPATVVNSNGVTCKCRRYTSIGFVEAYETAKFYVQGILQMSSNYTVARYNKSHNRVSWTEPFSLNITAVQQDIFGYTICTDGLTAIEQLQCMNTTTAEIILPKYCVDVNYLTVGAWNIVGESNTVLFAVERETTGENTSLSEAIAEISFSGNETEINIIFNDSELELCLCVFQVTIFQLTSNSIVFKGFIYSIYEYLTIVCNLPHNETFLANVSCSDNKIEHSNIPFSVIGGCSGGAVCCIIFITVTLAVLFKKRRRKSKKTFEVSNCEAYSIVLNMRKNEAYNEICIANHSQIIATEPHLYDVIENAQGSPTLPTEPLYAEIRV
- the LOC135348401 gene encoding uncharacterized protein LOC135348401 isoform X1, translating into MNVLIMQLKVNLLLIFCTSAYGELAKIEAPFVYNAYLNQPDNGVFVCLVRNGGSARWIVDGQQADSVPILSREITVTYDLNQVPGYITATITIPATVVNSNGVTCKCRRYTSIGFVEAYETAKFYVQGILQMSSNYTVARYNKSHNRVSWTEPFSLNITAVQQDIFGYTICTDGLTAIEQLQCMNTTTAEIILPKYCVDVNYLTVGAWNIVGESNTVLFAVERETTGENTSLSEAIAEISFSGNETEINIIFNDSELELCLCVFQVTIFQLTSNSIVFKGFIYSIYEYLTIVCNLPHNETFLANVSCSDNKIEHSNIPFSTYDIQNVEIIVRGNNVTVTCWFARGTTARGFKIDILGVENRLVISMFVSINETCVKGCSYSVDVEVGNFTTTVYNWEQDGGIRRVYSREIVIITLKSNSTTESTVIRNITDLDPITTVHWGNYTVTSTIIGAGVIGGCSGGAVCCIIFITVTLAVLFKKRRRKSKKTFEVSNCEAYSIVLNMRKNEAYNEICIANHSQIIATEPHLYDVIENAQGSPTLPTEPLYAEIRV